The Populus trichocarpa isolate Nisqually-1 chromosome 2, P.trichocarpa_v4.1, whole genome shotgun sequence genome has a window encoding:
- the LOC7458238 gene encoding protein SLOW WALKER 1 yields MADLLVEQPREITISKTFPTKPKLKPKAKTPSKTPESKYWSSFKSHQISNLISSIPSIDFSPISPHQFAATNSASLTLFSSQTLSPTSTISFSDVVTSCSFRCDGSLIAASDLSGLIRVFDVKTRTPLRRLKSHTRPVRFVKYPLLDKLHLVSGGDDSVVKYWDVAGESVVSDLYGHRDYARCGDCSPINGEIFVTGSYDHTVKLWDVRVDSKESVIEVNHGKPVEDVIFLPSGGMVATAGGNSLKIWDLIGGGKMVYSMESHNKTVTSICVGKVGKESGEEALQYRILSVALDGYMKVFDYAKMKVTHSMRFPAPLMSIGFSPDCMTRVIGSSNGIIFAGRRKGKEDVGESKSGNFWALGSVEEPQRRALRPTYFRYFHRSQGEKPNEGDHLIMRPKKVKLSEHDKLLKKFRHKEALVSVLSGKNPENVVAVMEEMVARRKLLKCVVNLDEEELGLLLGFLHKHSTMPRHSGLLMGLTKKVLEMRADDIRASDALKSHIRNLKRSVEEEIRIQHSLQEIQGIISPLLRIAGRR; encoded by the coding sequence ATGGCAGACCTTCTTGTAGAACAACCCCGAGAAATCACCATCTCTAAAACCTTCCCTACAAAACCAAAGCTAAAACCCAAAGCTAAAACCCCATCGAAAACCCCTGAATCCAAATACTGGTCTTCCTTCAAATCCCACCAAATTTCAAACCTCATCTCCTCCATCCCTTCCATTGATTTCTCACCTATATCCCCACACCAATTTGCCGCCACCAATTCCGCCTCCCTCACTCTCTTCTCCTCCCAAACGCTCTCTCCCACCTCCACCATCTCCTTCTCCGATGTTGTCACCTCCTGCTCCTTCCGCTGCGACGGCTCCCTGATCGCTGCCTCAGATCTCTCCGGCCTTATTCGGGTATTCGATGTAAAGACACGAACCCCTCTTCGTCGCCTGAAGTCCCATACGCGCCCTGTTCGTTTTGTTAAGTACCCGTTACTCGATAAGCTACATTTGGTGTCTGGTGGTGATGATTCTGTTGTTAAATACTGGGATGTTGCTGGAGAGAGTGTGGTTTCGGACTTGTATGGTCACAGGGACTATGCGAGGTGTGGTGATTGCTCTCCGATTAATGGAGAGATATTTGTTACTGGGTCTTATGATCACACTGTAAAGCTGTGGGATGTGAGGGTTGATAGTAAGGAATCAGTTATCGAAGTGAATCATGGAAAGCCAGTTGAGGATGTGATTTTTTTGCCCTCAGGCGGAATGGTTGCGACTGCAGGAGGGAATAGTTTGAAGATATGGGATTTGATTGGAGGAGGGAAGATGGTTTATTCGATGGAGAGTCATAACAAGACTGTTACTTCTATTTGTGTAGGGAAAGTAGGGAAAGAGAGTGGAGAGGAGGCTTTGCAGTATAGGATTTTGAGTGTGGCTTTAGATGGGTATATGAAGGTTTTTGATTATGCAAAAATGAAGGTTACTCATTCCATGAGGTTTCCTGCCCCGCTTATGTCCATTGGGTTTTCTCCGGATTGTATGACTAGGGTCATTGGGTCTTCCAATGGGATTATATTTGCTGggaggagaaaaggaaaggaggATGTGGGAGAGAGTAAATCAGGGAATTTTTGGGCGCTAGGCAGTGTAGAGGAACCACAGAGGCGGGCTTTGAGGCCAACATATTTTAGGTATTTTCATAGGAGTCAAGGGGAGAAGCCAAATGAGGGGGATCATTTGATAATGAGGCCAAAGAAGGTGAAATTGTCGGAGCATGATAAGTTGTTGAAGAAGTTTAGGCATAAAGAAGCGCTGGTTTCAGTTTTGAGTGGGAAGAATCCAGAGAATGTGGTGGCTGTGATGGAGGAAATGGTGGCAAGGAGGAAGTTATTGAAATGCGTTGTGAATTTGGATGAGGAGGAGCTTGGGTTGTTGTTGGGTTTCTTGCATAAGCACTCAACTATGCCAAGACATTCAGGTTTATTGATGGGCTTGACTAAAAAGGTACTTGAAATGCGGGCTGATGATATTAGAGCTTCTGATGCTTTGAAAAGTCATATTAGAAACCTTAAAAGGTCAGTTGAAGAGGAGATCAGAATTCAACATTCACTACAAGAGATACAGGGTATAATTTCTCCTTTATTGAGAATTGCCGGGAGAAGATAG